In the genome of Crassostrea angulata isolate pt1a10 chromosome 6, ASM2561291v2, whole genome shotgun sequence, the window ACAATGCGATAATATGTCAAATGCAGATAAATTTTTCACAGATATTATTTTCTGATTCCAAGGATGTTTAAGAGGTCACTTCAAATTGAGGCACTAATTTTCAGCATTTTGTGTCCAAAAATGTctttgtaatattaaatatgCTATTAAGCTTTCAGAGATTTTTTCAGAAACATCTTTCAtgataaaattgacaaaaaaaatgagAATTATTAACTCTACATGAAAGAAATTGTAAGAATTcaaattataatgaaaaatatatgcaaaATATCCAGAGAGAAGTTAGttttacatcaatttttattgacaaaaatCATTCTGACATCATTAAAAGGCTGCGAAATACACTAAAACGTTTTAAAGTAAACTTCACGAAACACATAAATAACGTGAATCGTGATTTTAATTAGCTAATGTTGATGAAAgggatatttttgtttacaaaaacgAATGCGCATTAACAGTTTCTTAGAAATTCAATCAAAAGAAGCATTGTTCACACGACAGAATTTGGCCATCGCTTTGTTGACTTCCGGTATTCTGAATGCATAGAGAATTGGGTTAATGGCTGACCCCAGACAGGCGATATAAATAACCACGTGATGCCAAGAAACGGACGTCCGCTCCAGGTTACCAAAAATCTCCATCATCAGCATGGTTATAAGCGGCCCGACGCAGAGAAGGTGGCTGCCAATGATGAACCCCATTGTCTGAATGGCTTTATTTTGGCGACTGTCGTGTTTCATTTGTTGGGTAAAATCGGTCCCATTCCTTGAAATTTCTTGTTGAGATTTCATAGACGGCATCGATTTGCCTTTcgaattattatcaaaatgcGACATCCGACTAGATATCGCGCTAATTTCCGAGTTCCTGCCGTGAGCGGGGTTTAAGCGCTTCCTTTTGTTAAGAATAAAACCGATGATTAAACCGTAAAACACCGTTATACACGATATGACTGCAATATGCGTGCATACCTGATATCCAAAGGCCTCGTTATAATAATCTCCGAAAACATTTGCAATCGAACACACACCGGTGTTCTCTTCCCGCCATAAAACAAAGGGAATGAACTCTATCAGAAAGGCAGCCACCCAAGTCCCGAACAGAAGGAACATGCATCGCGGAAAGAGTTGCTTTCTGGTCTGAGTCTTGTTGAAGTAGATGATCCACCACCTATCTAAACAGATCACGCAGACATGGAGCAAGGAGGCCATGTAGGAAATCATGAATACCGCGCACCGGACGCCGCAGTCCAGGTCCGCCTGGTGACCCAGAAAGTAGGTGATCTGTGTGGGGAGGAGCGTGACCCCGACCATGAAGTCGCTGACAATGAGGCTCATGATCTGGACGTTGAATGGATTCTTGTTGATCTTCTTAAAACCAAGTTTTAGAACCAGTGCCACCACAAAGACATTGAGGAAGATGATGGAGGTCGCGGTGAAGATGAAGAAGACGAGGTCTAGGATGATGACGTTCTCCTTGTGGGAGAGGGTGATGTTGTGGTACCCGTAATCATCCAGCTGGAACTCCGTCTGATCGTTGATGGCCATGTCTCTCGGTGGTGGGTCCCCTCACGCCGCAGAGGGTTTCCTCAGGCTGCGGATCCTCTTAAGTTGAGGATTTCGTTTCTGTCAATCTTCCTAACCCACAGGCAGGCGGCGGTAGGCATGTACCCCCTCAGTAGTTCTCCAGGTTGACCAAGAGCTGAATCATCAGACGAAGCCAGAACAAAGTCAGAACGAAGGAAGCAATGACAATCTTCACGAGAGCGCCACTTGTCATCCTTAAATACAGAGACAAACAACAATTAGATCTAAATAACCTCCACAGTGTCTATTTTTAGgttatttacttattttaaacACCTTGGGAACAGGTTTATTCCAGACAAATCTAGTTTGAAGCGTAAATTATTGCCTATTCTGTTTGGACTATAactcttaaaatcaaaaaaaggtCGGAAACATAGGGTGGTTTGCGCTTTTCTTAAAATGGTAAAAGAAGGGAGACTTAACTAAGTCTCttaacaatacattttttaaaaatgggaaatatatgtcaaaatatttgattttctgttctataaaccgaaaaaaaaaatcttccatCGGATAATGACAAAACCTTTTTTACAACCAAATTGTTATAAATGTGGAGTTTTATTAGATATAGTAATTGagttatatattaaatatttaccttGTTGGTTTCAGTGTTCCGTACAGAGAAATGTGAGGACATTCGGAGTTCTGAGGCGGCCGCTGACAACAGAACAATTAGCGAATCTGACTATGTGTGAACCAGCTAACCGCTGATAATGGTTCAAACGATGTGAAAATGTTTCCCTGCCGTATGAAGTACTTATCACAGATGCCATAAATAACGACAAattgatcattttttattatatctaATTGTGCTGTTACAAAATGCAcctggaaaaaaatgaagaaaattaaaagaaagtttTTTGGTGTTTTCTTTTTAAGCTGTACGATTTTCACCAATGTTCGAACTCTATTGAATATCCTGGAATTGTTTGCTCATCTCGCAGATTTGGCTTTCACGTTGAAAAATGTACCATAATCTAAGTAAATAGTCTATGTATTCTCTCTAGTAAATACAAAAGCGTATTAGTGCCACGTTGCGAAATTCATACTCATATATTAAGCTGAtaacacgaaaaaaaatcttttaaattcaaACTCTAAAGTTTCTAAACAGATACCGAAGTTCAAGTAGGAATATTTCCGGATTAACACACACTTTACAGGGTTCAATTTGAATATGCACGAACACacaatttaaaatgttgtaagaaagagaaaaaaacaagaaaaatgcTCTAAAAGCAAAACAAAGGAAACAGAAATATTCTACCGTTTACAGGAAAAGACGTCTCCCacacataatacatgtatattccgtGACCTTTTCGCCCTTggacaatacatgtatacaaaaatgacaataacaaattgTCCACCGTCTCAAAAATCCTTATTGCGacaaacaaattcaaagcagagcaaaaTGGACCCCTTAAAAAGATAGAGGTTGGATAAGGTGCCTCTGTGGAGTAAGCATCCCCTGTTGACGGGTCACAATGGCCTATGTCACAACCGGGCATGCCAAGATCAAGGCAAATGTTAAAATCGGGAAAATGTCATACTAGAGAGAAAACGAAACGCTGATAATTTGGTGTGCCTTCGATGGCCAAAATACAAACCCtgagcaaacacggacctccatTACATTGGAGGTGTGATATTTATCATAGATAGAcagatatatcatatataatatgatataggATATACGTATACTTGATATTCGAGTGTTCGAAACTGACGTATTGTACTTAATTGTAAACCCCTCGCCTAAACCTcatacataaaaagaaatcattacTATGCATGCTGGAATTTTTGCGTAACAAAGCATATAATCGGTAACGGTTGTAGAGAGGCTTTGCTGGTCATCCATTTAACCATCCAATCCTactgtaaacatttaaatgactGGGTAGTCGTGGTATTTTTAGTCTATTTTAATATAGTTGAGAAGACGATCTATGTATAAAGATATGTAGGAAACTACCGTCAAAGTTTAATgttaatcatttaaatgttcCTCTTCCTAATACCAGTTTATTGCTAAAAATCATAGCTTAATGTGAAAGATTTTTTCCAGCCATAAGCAACTAATAAGTTCAGAAAAATCCACGAGTTCTAGCTTAAAAAAACAATCTTTGTTTATGAACAGAGTTCTTCTTTTCCGGAGATTAATTTAGTTCAAATTTTGACCATAGccctttaatttctttaattctaAAATATCTTCTGTTTTGTAGATTGCAATGAAAAGTGACCACTCCATACTTTGGTTTCTACACAAAAtgatatatatcttttaaattttggttttcAATACTACCATTGTGTGCAACtaagaaagttttaaatttgaatattttggaaTAAGAAAGTTTGTCTCAAAATTGGCATTTAAAATCTCAGACATGCTACagttatttcaaagtaaatcgTTAAAATCTACGATCACTTCTCCTCTCCGTTCATACtcggtttgaaaaaaaatcactttttaaaaaaaccaataaacTCATGTATAAGTTGTGTATTGGTGTTTTTTTCAAGTTGATGAACAAATAAAATTGCGCATAAACGTGTGAAAGACACTTCAAACTCCGATGTTATCTAATAAAAGACGTAACAAATTGGTGGTCATAtgtgaaagaaaaacaaattacagTCAGGAATGCTGATGTCCAATTTAAAAAACACTAATCACCGCTGTGTTTTGATTATATCGTCACTTTATTTCTGCGAGGGACATTTTCACAGACAGCCTTTTCACACCCCCTGGGCCCGGGGGCTGTTTTAGTATTAGGTATACGGACGTAAAAGTTCGCCGACCCGTGTATCCAAGATCGGAGATAACGTGTTGTTTCGTTCCGTGGACCGCCCCAGCTATTCTCGTCCAGTAAAGGTCTGGGCCCTACCCAACCGCATCGGACGAAATCTCCACATCGCCCCGAGGAAAACTTGGGAAGACTCTCAACCTATTACTATCGCCACGGAATTTTTTGTGTCTGTTGGTGACTCAAGTACTTTCCGTTAAATAAGTAAAGATGAAGCGAATTTAACGTCGGTTTTATCTCGTCCTCTTTAATGTATAAAAAGCTGTTAATAGTTGTAACCAAACATGAGATGACACAGGGGAATAGAAAGGATGAACATTTTGGTTTTCGTTGGACTTCTTTCTTATGCCTGGGCTTTCCCGTCCCAGCCTCGGAAACAAAAACTACAGGACTCTCTTACTCAAGGTGGGCcataaaagtttttgtttttcgatATCAAGTGAAATTTGAGCAATCGGAAATGATGTTTTACTACTAATTAATGATTACCAAATTGGTACAAGTGTAAAATTTGTATTCTTTTCTGAAGTCTTGGCTTTAAAGTCTACAGATTTAGATAGTAATTAAACATAAACTAAACTAGTTGTGGCTTTGCATTTCATGTAAGAACTTTCTGAAATAGAATTTAGTTGAGTGCATATTTGTCTGAGGTTGCATTCTGAATTACCATGAACTTTCGTTGCAGAGACAGTACCAATTGAAATTCTGCTTGATCACGAACAAGCGAGACGAAAGCGGTCGGCCCACTCATTTCCGGATAGACTTCTGTTTAAATTTTCCACCAGTAATGGCGACATCCGGCTGGACTTGACCCGGAACGACTTAGTCAAGGTCCCCCCGGTCCTTCTATGGACGGGACAGCGCGTCATCAATGATACAACATTCCAACTACAGGTAGAAATAGTTCTTTAATTCTTTAAACACGCGATAGGACTTCATATGTGCTCTCGTTTCAAGAGAGGTTAAAGCCGATTTTTGCCAGAATTTTAGTTCgcaacatattttattgaataaattcaataaaaattaaaacagacaTAGCCTTCATAATCCCTATTCTTGAATAGCAAATCAGATAATGCctatttataataaaacaaagatatttGTGCTTGTTTAATTTTGGAAATCTGAATATTTGTAATCCTTTTGACAGCTAGGTCCTACATTCAATCTACATTCCACAGAACATTAGAATGTATTAAGCATGAACAAAGATTCCAGCATTTGGTGTGTCACAATGATTTGTATACTGTGACGGTGTGACCACGTTAACGGTGGGTGGGTGGGTAATGTTAAGGTTTTTACGGGTGACACAATGCCTCGTTGACCAAGAATTGATATTGATCGAACACGTGTAATTAGGGTAGATGACATATCTGATAAGGGAAACTACTCGTAATTACTCCATATGGGGTCCGACACATGACAAACGTTATTTTTTCCTGCTGAGCTATTAAATTGTAGTACAATAATATTCTGACAAAAGATTActaagtaattttaaaaagagttttGCATATATTGTTTTCCCCTTTGTGCACATGAATGTGTTGAATATTTTCAACCTGCGTTTTAGGAGTGACTATTTTTAAAAGACTCGACAAATTGTACATACCTTAAGTTTTAAATTGTATACTCATTAACATGTACCGGgtacaatatttgtttttgacTAATATGCATATACATTACAAAGTTTTGGGGGGATGATTTGAGAGTGAAACAAGTATTTAAGGAGGTTACTTTACGACATATAAATTAAGTAAAAGTTTGGATGTTTTGTTCGTTTTAGAGAGACTTCGCCCTGTATCAAGGTAGTGAACTGGGAGCCAATGCCTTGGTTCGATTTCCAGATGACGATTACACCAGATTTGAATTGGTAAGGGACAACACATGTAAAAATCCAGTCATGAG includes:
- the LOC128188175 gene encoding 5-hydroxytryptamine receptor 1B-like, whose protein sequence is MAINDQTEFQLDDYGYHNITLSHKENVIILDLVFFIFTATSIIFLNVFVVALVLKLGFKKINKNPFNVQIMSLIVSDFMVGVTLLPTQITYFLGHQADLDCGVRCAVFMISYMASLLHVCVICLDRWWIIYFNKTQTRKQLFPRCMFLLFGTWVAAFLIEFIPFVLWREENTGVCSIANVFGDYYNEAFGYQVCTHIAVISCITVFYGLIIGFILNKRKRLNPAHGRNSEISAISSRMSHFDNNSKGKSMPSMKSQQEISRNGTDFTQQMKHDSRQNKAIQTMGFIIGSHLLCVGPLITMLMMEIFGNLERTSVSWHHVVIYIACLGSAINPILYAFRIPEVNKAMAKFCRVNNASFD